The window AGATCCGCGAAGACCTGCGCGGACTCCTCGTACGTGCCGTGGATGGTGTCACCGCGGACGACGCCGTGGTCGGCGACCGCGTCGATGGTCTTCTCCGGCGCCGTGTTCACCGAGTCGGGCGCGACCAGCTCGACGACGTAGCGGGTGTCGTCGTAGGCCGGGTCCTTGACCCCGGTGGAGGCCCACAGCGGACGCTGCTTGTTGGCGCCGGCGGCCTCCAGGGCCGTCCACTCGTCGGACGCGAACTTGGTCTCGAAGAGCTGGTAGGCCAGCCGGGCGTTGGCGATGGCCGCCTTGCCCTTGAGGGCCTTGGCCTCGTCGGTGCCGATGGCGTCCAGCCGCTTGTCGATCTCGGCGTCCACGCGGGAGACGAAGAACGAGGCGACGGAGTGCAGCTTGGAGATGTCCTCGCCGTTGTCCTTGGCCTGCTTGACGCCCTCGATGTAGGCGTCGATGACGGCCTCGTAGCGCTCGAGGGAGAAGATCAGCGTCACGTTGACGCTGATGCCGCCCTTGAGGGTCTCGGTGATCGAGGACAGGCCCTCGACGGTGGCCGGGATCTTCACCAGCAGGTTCGGCCGGTCGACGATCTTGTAGAGCTCCTGGGCCTGCGCCGAGGTCTTGAGCGAGTCGCGCGCGATGCCCGGCTCCACCTCGATGGAGACGCGGCCGTCGCGGCCG is drawn from Nakamurella deserti and contains these coding sequences:
- the tal gene encoding transaldolase, translated to MSTEKTEPLADLTAAGVSLWLDDLSRDRITSGNLAELIGSRHISGVTTNPSIFAAALSKGEAYDPQVAELAKQGSTLDDTIRTLTTDDVRNAADLFKEVFEATGGRDGRVSIEVEPGIARDSLKTSAQAQELYKIVDRPNLLVKIPATVEGLSSITETLKGGISVNVTLIFSLERYEAVIDAYIEGVKQAKDNGEDISKLHSVASFFVSRVDAEIDKRLDAIGTDEAKALKGKAAIANARLAYQLFETKFASDEWTALEAAGANKQRPLWASTGVKDPAYDDTRYVVELVAPDSVNTAPEKTIDAVADHGVVRGDTIHGTYEESAQVFADLQAVGVDLDDVFTVLENEGVDKFVVSWDELVATVRTSLEKASSGS